A single genomic interval of Verrucomicrobiota bacterium harbors:
- a CDS encoding LysR family transcriptional regulator produces MQIESLKVFCDLAETESFTKAAQINSVTQSAVSQQISALERSFKALLIERSKKNFRLTREGELLYEYSKQIIGTYDALHSRIQELRDIISGTIRIATIYSIGLHDLPPFIKKFMKAHPTVKVHVEYRRSNQVLDDVLSNVVDVGLVAYPGKDPRLEVVPLRRDRLVLICNPLHPFAKSKGVKLEAIAGQKFISFEPDIPTRKAVDKILRDRGVSIQTVMEFDNIETVKRAVEIDAGISIVPLGTVGQEVSKQTLAQVMIEDGELYRPLGAIFKKNKILSPALRQFLSTIKDP; encoded by the coding sequence ATGCAAATCGAGAGCCTCAAAGTCTTCTGCGACCTCGCCGAGACGGAGAGCTTCACCAAGGCGGCGCAAATCAACAGCGTGACGCAATCCGCCGTGAGCCAGCAGATCAGCGCCCTGGAGCGGTCCTTCAAGGCGCTGCTCATCGAGCGGAGCAAGAAGAACTTCCGCCTCACCCGCGAGGGCGAGCTGCTCTATGAGTATAGCAAGCAGATCATCGGCACCTACGACGCGCTGCACAGCCGCATCCAGGAACTGCGCGACATCATCTCGGGCACCATCCGCATCGCGACCATCTACAGCATCGGCCTCCACGACCTGCCCCCCTTCATCAAGAAATTCATGAAGGCCCACCCGACCGTGAAGGTCCACGTCGAGTATCGCCGCTCCAATCAGGTCCTCGACGACGTCCTCAGCAACGTCGTGGATGTCGGCCTCGTCGCCTATCCGGGCAAGGATCCGCGCCTCGAAGTCGTCCCGCTGCGACGCGACCGCCTCGTGCTCATCTGCAACCCGCTGCATCCCTTCGCCAAGAGCAAGGGCGTGAAGCTCGAAGCCATCGCCGGGCAGAAATTCATCAGCTTCGAGCCCGACATCCCCACCCGGAAAGCCGTCGACAAGATCCTGCGCGACCGCGGCGTCTCCATCCAAACCGTCATGGAGTTCGACAACATCGAGACCGTGAAGCGCGCCGTCGAAATCGACGCGGGCATCTCCATCGTCCCGCTCGGCACCGTCGGCCAGGAGGTTTCCAAGCAAACCCTCGCGCAAGTCATGATCGAGGACGGCGAGCTCTACCGTCCGCTCGGCGCCATCTTCAAGAA